One genomic region from Evansella sp. LMS18 encodes:
- a CDS encoding anthranilate synthase component I family protein, producing the protein MIGTSLSEFKKSAAKYRTVPVTSTIVADTKTPIQLFQLFDKQAAYILESRDALSSWSEYSFIGLYPKYYIVEKQRQFHLETASGQCLITCDTLNEAWEKSMDYMDTAPDFPKIPFPGGAVGYLSFEAYSYCEPKVSGNSTGEPDVHLVFCDTILAFQHEKEEITIIHLQETDGRSPELSFRQGTKKIEEILSVINNGITEKRTISPGSLPEAEDIFNGVTSNYSKEEFLDKAAQIKEYIQAGDIFQAVLSQRFQYNVNSSGLDLYRVLRKVNPSPYLYYLRLGQQEIIGSSPERLVKINDEKELEIHPIAGTRHRGSNEAEDRMLAAELAADEKERAEHLMLVDLARNDAGKVSEYGSVRVEDMMSVAYFSHVMHLITKVFGQLRKGTTPFEAVFAAHPAGTVSGAPKVRAAEIIQDLETSRRGVYAGAVTYCGFNGTVDSCIAIRTIVLKDGTASIQAGAGIVADSVPELEWEETRNKAKALLYAVKIAEQRHQFEEVL; encoded by the coding sequence GTGATTGGAACGAGCCTATCAGAATTCAAAAAATCTGCAGCAAAGTACAGGACAGTCCCTGTAACGTCTACTATAGTTGCAGATACAAAAACCCCTATTCAATTATTCCAGTTGTTTGATAAGCAGGCAGCATATATTCTGGAAAGCCGGGACGCCTTGTCCTCATGGTCAGAATACTCTTTTATCGGCCTGTATCCAAAATATTATATTGTGGAGAAACAAAGGCAATTTCATTTGGAAACTGCTTCAGGCCAGTGTCTTATTACTTGCGATACATTAAACGAAGCATGGGAAAAAAGCATGGATTATATGGATACGGCACCTGATTTCCCTAAAATCCCATTCCCAGGCGGAGCAGTAGGCTATTTAAGTTTCGAAGCGTACAGTTACTGTGAACCTAAAGTATCAGGCAACAGTACGGGAGAACCGGATGTCCATCTTGTTTTCTGCGATACGATCCTCGCCTTCCAGCATGAAAAAGAGGAGATTACTATTATCCACTTACAGGAGACGGACGGACGCAGCCCCGAATTAAGTTTTCGCCAGGGAACGAAAAAAATTGAAGAGATTCTCTCGGTCATTAACAACGGCATAACAGAAAAACGGACAATATCCCCAGGCAGTCTGCCTGAGGCAGAAGATATATTCAATGGCGTAACTTCAAATTATTCAAAAGAGGAGTTTCTCGATAAAGCAGCCCAAATAAAGGAGTACATCCAGGCAGGGGATATATTTCAGGCGGTGCTCTCTCAAAGATTCCAGTACAACGTGAATTCCTCGGGTCTTGACCTGTACAGGGTGCTCCGGAAAGTTAACCCTTCGCCTTATTTATATTATCTAAGACTGGGGCAACAGGAAATAATCGGCAGTTCACCAGAAAGGCTGGTTAAAATTAATGACGAAAAGGAGCTGGAGATTCATCCTATCGCCGGCACACGCCATCGAGGGAGCAATGAAGCCGAAGACAGGATGCTGGCGGCGGAATTAGCCGCAGATGAAAAAGAAAGAGCCGAACATCTTATGCTTGTGGACCTGGCGAGAAATGATGCGGGAAAAGTAAGCGAATATGGTTCTGTAAGAGTCGAGGATATGATGAGTGTGGCTTATTTCTCCCACGTCATGCATCTGATAACAAAAGTCTTCGGACAGCTCAGGAAAGGGACGACGCCCTTTGAAGCAGTGTTTGCTGCACATCCCGCAGGAACGGTATCAGGAGCTCCTAAAGTAAGAGCTGCTGAGATTATCCAGGACCTTGAGACAAGCCGCCGGGGAGTTTATGCAGGAGCAGTAACCTACTGCGGGTTTAATGGAACTGTTGACTCCTGTATTGCAATCAGAACGATTGTTCTGAAAGATGGTACAGCTTCCATACAGGCAGGGGCAGGAATCGTTGCTGATTCCGTTCCTGAGCTGGAATGGGAAGAGACGAGGAATAAAGCGAAAGCATTATTATACGCTGTGAAAATCGCCGAGCAGCGGCATCAGTTTGAGGAGGTACTCTAA
- the trpD gene encoding anthranilate phosphoribosyltransferase: MNKVMENFLNTNSLSEEAARELLLSMLNGELNDEQIAAVLAVLRHRGETAEEIAGFAKGMKESGLQVTPPFPVLDTCGTGGDGSGTFNISTGAAILLSSLGVPVAKHGNRSVSSKTGSADVLDYLGISIQTKEEEALEKLKTDNLCFLYAPIYHSAMKEVAKARKQLGVKTIFNLLGPLTNPAGASRRLIGVYSRHAAVKMARAAIKLGVERAMFVTGDDGLDEITITGETYVYEIQRGRLTEYIFTPEDAGLTRGSIKPALVDTAEESGKMIESVLKGEGPEEAENILLLNAGAALYVYGEVSSIAEGVHTAKEALGNKAFRQLEKLRNARKGVLVQ; this comes from the coding sequence ATGAACAAAGTTATGGAAAACTTTTTGAATACTAACAGTCTCAGTGAAGAAGCTGCAAGAGAATTACTATTGTCCATGCTTAACGGAGAGCTTAATGATGAACAAATCGCAGCTGTACTTGCTGTCCTGAGACACAGAGGGGAAACAGCTGAAGAAATTGCCGGTTTCGCAAAAGGGATGAAGGAGTCGGGACTGCAGGTGACACCTCCTTTCCCAGTCCTTGATACATGCGGTACAGGAGGTGACGGAAGCGGCACATTTAATATTTCAACAGGGGCTGCAATCCTTCTCAGTTCGCTGGGCGTCCCTGTTGCTAAACATGGCAACAGAAGCGTTTCATCCAAAACAGGGAGTGCTGATGTACTGGATTATCTCGGAATAAGTATTCAGACGAAGGAAGAAGAGGCGTTAGAAAAGCTGAAAACAGACAATCTTTGCTTTCTTTATGCCCCGATATACCATTCGGCAATGAAGGAAGTTGCAAAGGCAAGGAAGCAGCTTGGTGTTAAAACAATTTTCAACCTCCTGGGACCTCTTACCAATCCTGCTGGGGCTTCGAGAAGACTGATCGGTGTTTACAGCAGGCATGCAGCTGTAAAGATGGCCAGGGCAGCGATAAAACTTGGTGTAGAAAGAGCTATGTTTGTAACAGGGGACGATGGCCTTGATGAGATTACTATAACCGGTGAAACATACGTGTATGAAATTCAGAGAGGAAGGCTGACGGAGTATATATTTACGCCGGAAGATGCCGGATTGACTCGCGGCAGCATAAAGCCGGCTTTGGTGGATACGGCGGAAGAAAGCGGAAAAATGATCGAATCGGTCCTGAAAGGGGAAGGCCCTGAAGAAGCTGAAAACATTCTTCTTCTTAATGCAGGTGCGGCCCTTTATGTTTACGGAGAGGTTTCTTCGATAGCGGAAGGCGTGCATACCGCAAAAGAAGCATTGGGGAATAAAGCTTTCAGACAGCTCGAGAAGCTCAGAAATGCAAGGAAGGGAGTTCTTGTACAATGA
- the trpC gene encoding indole-3-glycerol phosphate synthase TrpC, with product MTSTILDTIVDQKLEEVRLLPERQEILQRFEKRSLYSALKNTSRSMGIIAEVKQASPSKGLLTKNFDPVKIAVEYEQLAIDAVSVLTDERFFKGHSSHLTAVKESTSLPVLRKDFIIHEKQIRHSNQMGADAILLIAAILGKTQIQEYLEMAEELGLDVLVEVHDEEELEKVLSGSRPKMIGVNNRDLKTFHTSLQTSARLRELVPEDILFISESGVKTQEDIKYLENIKADGLLIGEAFMTASDRKMLLDQWFKEEVR from the coding sequence ATGACATCTACGATCCTGGATACTATTGTTGATCAAAAACTGGAAGAAGTAAGACTGCTTCCGGAGAGACAGGAGATATTACAAAGGTTCGAAAAACGCTCCCTGTACAGTGCCTTGAAGAATACAAGCCGAAGTATGGGTATAATCGCTGAAGTAAAGCAAGCCAGTCCTTCTAAAGGCTTGCTTACGAAAAACTTCGACCCAGTGAAAATCGCGGTGGAATACGAACAGCTGGCTATCGATGCCGTCTCCGTCCTTACAGATGAACGATTTTTCAAGGGCCACAGCTCCCACCTTACTGCTGTGAAGGAGAGCACTTCACTGCCGGTACTCAGGAAAGATTTTATCATCCACGAGAAACAAATAAGGCATTCAAATCAAATGGGAGCGGATGCGATATTACTCATAGCTGCCATCCTTGGAAAAACTCAGATCCAGGAATATCTTGAAATGGCAGAGGAGCTCGGTCTTGATGTATTAGTGGAAGTACATGATGAAGAGGAACTGGAGAAAGTTCTTTCCGGCAGCCGGCCGAAAATGATTGGGGTAAACAACAGAGACCTGAAAACATTTCATACGTCTCTTCAAACATCTGCAAGGCTGAGAGAATTAGTCCCTGAGGACATCCTTTTCATAAGTGAGAGTGGAGTGAAAACGCAGGAAGATATTAAATACCTGGAAAATATAAAGGCGGACGGACTGCTTATCGGTGAAGCTTTCATGACGGCATCTGACAGAAAGATGCTCCTGGACCAGTGGTTTAAGGAGGAAGTCAGATGA
- the trpB gene encoding tryptophan synthase subunit beta: protein MVLTVKKKYNAPDKFGRFGSFGGKYVPETLMYALEQLEEAFDNVIEDEGFFRELHEEWKKYSGRPTPLTKTKRLTEKAGGASIYLKREDLNHTGAHKINNAIAQALLAKRMGKQQIIAETGAGQHGVAAATAAARFGLTCKVFMGEEDMKRQELNVFRMRLLGAEVIKVTSGGRTLKDATNEAIRHWVAHVNDTFYLIGSAVGPHPYPKMVREFQSVIGRESREQFLAETGKLPDEIVACVGGGSNAIGMFYPFIEDEVRLTGIEAAGKGTDTEEHAATLTKGRKGVLHGSLSYLLQDEAGNITEPYSISAGLDYPGIGPEHAYLRDTGRVNYEAVTDDEAIKALQVLCVQEGILPAIESAHALAYALKRAGELPETENLLVCLSGRGDKDVHTIQQVLGGDEE, encoded by the coding sequence ATGGTTTTGACGGTTAAGAAGAAATATAACGCACCAGATAAATTCGGGCGGTTCGGTTCATTTGGAGGGAAATATGTCCCTGAAACGCTTATGTACGCACTGGAACAGCTGGAAGAAGCTTTCGACAATGTCATCGAGGATGAAGGTTTTTTCAGGGAGCTGCATGAGGAATGGAAGAAATATTCCGGGAGGCCCACCCCTTTAACAAAAACAAAACGCCTTACTGAAAAGGCGGGGGGAGCTTCCATTTACCTTAAAAGGGAAGACCTGAACCATACAGGTGCCCACAAGATCAATAACGCCATCGCACAGGCGCTGCTGGCAAAACGAATGGGAAAACAGCAGATAATTGCTGAAACAGGAGCTGGACAGCACGGAGTGGCAGCGGCTACTGCGGCAGCGAGGTTCGGGTTAACGTGTAAAGTTTTTATGGGTGAAGAAGATATGAAGCGGCAGGAACTTAATGTTTTCCGAATGCGGCTTCTCGGTGCAGAAGTTATCAAAGTAACGAGCGGCGGAAGGACCTTAAAGGATGCGACAAATGAAGCGATCCGCCACTGGGTTGCTCATGTTAATGATACATTCTATCTTATCGGTTCAGCAGTTGGGCCTCATCCTTATCCGAAGATGGTCAGAGAGTTCCAGTCAGTAATCGGACGGGAAAGCAGGGAACAGTTTTTAGCGGAAACTGGAAAGCTTCCGGATGAAATAGTGGCATGTGTAGGCGGGGGGAGCAACGCTATTGGCATGTTCTATCCCTTTATTGAGGACGAGGTGCGCCTCACTGGCATTGAAGCGGCCGGGAAGGGTACTGATACAGAAGAGCATGCAGCTACGTTAACGAAAGGGAGAAAAGGCGTTCTGCATGGTTCATTATCATACTTACTTCAGGATGAGGCAGGAAATATCACAGAGCCATATTCAATATCTGCCGGGCTGGATTATCCGGGGATTGGTCCTGAACATGCTTATTTAAGAGACACAGGCAGAGTTAACTATGAAGCTGTCACAGACGATGAGGCCATAAAAGCACTTCAGGTGCTATGTGTTCAGGAAGGGATACTTCCGGCTATTGAGTCCGCCCATGCGCTGGCCTATGCTCTTAAAAGGGCTGGTGAGCTGCCTGAGACAGAAAACCTTTTAGTCTGTTTATCTGGCAGAGGAGATAAAGACGTTCATACAATTCAGCAAGTACTGGGAGGGGATGAAGAATGA
- the trpA gene encoding tryptophan synthase subunit alpha: MSRLQISSFRDQKNLFVPYIMAGDPNLEASIDIALTLQESGAHALEWGVPFSDPLADGPVIQAAGDRARKNGMNILKAIDGVKEARKKGLEIPVILFTYINPVLAVGEEEIIKKMREAEIDGLLVPDLPTEESGPLRELCGNANISLISLVALSSLERMEKISSVSEGFLYFVSSYGVTGVRENFSEKLPDTLEYLKTKTDIPVLIGFGVSKKEHVNYFNSISDGVIVGSALVKIIAKNEKQLIHEKYRKDALNEINEFVTELIS, from the coding sequence ATGAGCCGGCTGCAAATCTCATCATTCAGAGACCAGAAAAACTTATTTGTGCCTTATATAATGGCTGGCGATCCCAATCTGGAAGCGTCCATTGATATTGCGTTAACACTGCAGGAGTCCGGTGCCCATGCTCTTGAGTGGGGAGTTCCTTTCAGTGATCCCCTTGCCGATGGCCCTGTAATCCAGGCTGCCGGGGACCGGGCGAGAAAGAATGGGATGAACATCCTTAAAGCCATTGATGGTGTGAAAGAAGCGAGGAAAAAAGGCCTGGAAATTCCGGTGATTTTATTTACTTATATTAATCCTGTTCTTGCAGTGGGTGAGGAAGAAATAATCAAAAAGATGAGAGAGGCTGAAATTGACGGGCTACTTGTACCTGACCTTCCGACAGAAGAAAGCGGCCCTTTAAGAGAACTTTGCGGGAATGCGAACATATCTCTTATTTCTCTTGTTGCCTTAAGTTCCCTCGAAAGAATGGAGAAAATCAGTTCTGTAAGTGAAGGCTTTCTCTATTTTGTTTCCTCATACGGGGTAACCGGGGTGAGGGAAAACTTTTCGGAAAAGCTGCCTGACACACTGGAATACCTAAAAACAAAAACGGATATCCCGGTGCTCATCGGTTTTGGCGTATCGAAAAAGGAACATGTAAACTATTTTAACTCCATTTCTGACGGTGTAATCGTAGGAAGTGCCCTTGTTAAAATAATTGCAAAGAATGAAAAACAGTTAATTCATGAAAAATACAGAAAAGATGCACTAAATGAGATAAATGAGTTTGTCACAGAGTTAATTTCATAA
- the hisC gene encoding histidinol-phosphate transaminase, with protein MKVKESMVGMVAYQPGKPIEEVKKELGLSEVVKLASNENPYGYSPKVKEAISQALTDLAVYPDGYAREIREKTAEALGVKETELIFGNGSDEVILILCRAILTKSDNIVTAAPTFPQYRHNAVIEGAEVKEVPLKDGVHDLDAMLEAIDENTKMVFVCNPNNPTGTYVGEKVFSEFLEKVPSDVLVISDEAYYEYVEAADYPQTLPMLKEYPNLIILRTFSKAYGLASLRIGYGIAHEEVVKAIDPGREPFNTNTLAQKAACAALEDKDFISECYEKNRTEMKRYEEFCKENNLDFFPSQTNFILIDFNKPGGEVFNYLLSKGFITRNGEALGYPSAVRITLGNKEQNERILKELAVLVK; from the coding sequence ATGAAGGTCAAAGAATCAATGGTGGGCATGGTTGCGTACCAGCCTGGAAAACCGATTGAAGAAGTGAAAAAAGAATTGGGTCTGAGTGAAGTAGTCAAGCTAGCCTCAAATGAAAACCCATATGGATATTCACCTAAAGTGAAAGAGGCGATCAGCCAGGCCCTTACGGATCTGGCAGTATACCCTGACGGCTACGCAAGAGAAATACGTGAAAAAACAGCTGAAGCACTTGGTGTCAAGGAAACGGAACTTATTTTTGGCAACGGTTCTGACGAGGTTATCCTCATTTTATGCAGAGCTATCTTAACAAAAAGTGATAACATTGTAACAGCTGCACCAACTTTCCCGCAGTACCGCCATAATGCTGTGATTGAGGGAGCGGAAGTAAAAGAGGTACCTCTTAAAGACGGCGTTCACGATCTGGACGCAATGCTTGAGGCTATTGATGAAAATACAAAAATGGTGTTTGTCTGTAACCCGAATAACCCAACTGGTACATATGTCGGCGAAAAAGTGTTCAGTGAGTTCCTTGAAAAAGTGCCTTCTGACGTTCTTGTCATAAGTGATGAGGCCTATTATGAGTATGTGGAAGCAGCAGACTACCCGCAAACTCTTCCAATGCTGAAGGAATACCCTAACCTTATTATCTTAAGAACTTTCTCAAAGGCTTACGGACTCGCATCATTAAGAATAGGCTATGGAATTGCCCATGAGGAAGTGGTAAAAGCAATTGACCCGGGCCGTGAACCATTTAATACGAATACGCTGGCACAGAAGGCTGCTTGTGCTGCACTGGAGGATAAAGACTTTATAAGTGAGTGTTACGAAAAGAACAGAACTGAAATGAAAAGGTATGAGGAGTTCTGTAAAGAGAATAACCTGGATTTCTTCCCTTCTCAGACAAATTTCATTTTAATCGATTTTAATAAACCAGGTGGGGAAGTATTTAATTACCTTCTTTCAAAAGGGTTTATCACAAGGAACGGGGAAGCCCTCGGGTACCCTTCCGCAGTAAGGATTACCCTTGGCAATAAAGAGCAGAATGAAAGAATCTTAAAGGAGCTTGCGGTTCTGGTTAAATAA
- a CDS encoding prephenate dehydrogenase — MAKRVLVLGLGLIGGSLCLNIKKEHPGCTLIGWDADDKVNKLALSLKIVDETAVDYKKEAINADLIILAVPVQSAVEILGELSGLQLKTDCIITDVGSTKTTIMDKARVFSEKGAAFIGGHPMAGSHKTGVTASNERLFENAFYILTPPEGTPASKVIQLQNWLRGTRSKFIELHPEEHDRFAGMISHLPHIIASSLVLKAGEMGKENPIVSRLAAGGFRDLTRIASASPAMWRDILLHNRQVLLEMLKEWDGSLQEVKKMLEEEDEMGIYNFFAEAKALRDQLPARKKGALMPFNDLYVDIPDHPGVISDVTGILGNKEISLTNIRIIEAREDIMGVLQLSFRSREDLDTARQILHDHMYETHEML; from the coding sequence TTGGCGAAGCGTGTTTTAGTTTTAGGATTAGGATTGATCGGAGGATCACTCTGTTTAAATATAAAAAAAGAGCATCCCGGCTGCACATTAATCGGCTGGGATGCTGATGACAAAGTAAACAAACTCGCTTTGTCTCTTAAAATTGTAGATGAAACAGCCGTTGACTATAAGAAAGAAGCGATAAATGCAGACCTAATTATTCTTGCTGTTCCTGTTCAAAGTGCCGTTGAAATACTTGGTGAACTTTCAGGACTGCAGTTAAAGACAGACTGCATTATTACAGATGTAGGGAGCACGAAAACAACGATCATGGATAAGGCCAGGGTGTTTTCAGAAAAGGGAGCAGCATTTATCGGCGGGCACCCTATGGCAGGCTCCCATAAAACCGGAGTAACCGCGTCAAATGAAAGGCTGTTTGAGAACGCGTTTTATATACTTACACCTCCGGAAGGGACACCTGCATCGAAAGTTATCCAGCTTCAAAACTGGCTGCGGGGCACGAGGTCAAAATTTATTGAACTGCATCCCGAGGAACATGACCGGTTTGCAGGTATGATCAGCCACCTGCCGCATATTATTGCTTCATCCCTTGTCCTGAAAGCGGGAGAGATGGGGAAGGAGAATCCAATTGTTTCCCGGCTGGCTGCAGGAGGATTCAGAGACTTGACCAGGATTGCCTCGGCTTCACCGGCTATGTGGCGCGATATCCTGTTACATAATAGGCAAGTTCTGCTGGAAATGCTTAAAGAATGGGACGGGTCCCTCCAGGAAGTAAAAAAAATGCTGGAAGAGGAAGATGAGATGGGGATTTACAACTTCTTTGCTGAGGCAAAAGCATTGCGTGATCAGCTGCCCGCCCGGAAAAAAGGCGCTCTCATGCCGTTCAATGATTTGTATGTGGACATCCCTGACCATCCTGGGGTGATATCTGACGTCACGGGAATACTGGGCAACAAGGAAATCAGTCTTACCAATATAAGAATCATTGAGGCGAGGGAAGATATTATGGGTGTCCTCCAGCTGAGTTTCCGTTCAAGAGAAGATCTCGATACAGCCAGACAGATTCTCCATGACCATATGTATGAAACACATGAAATGCTTTAG